The Prunus persica cultivar Lovell chromosome G7, Prunus_persica_NCBIv2, whole genome shotgun sequence genome has a segment encoding these proteins:
- the LOC18771047 gene encoding vacuolar protein-sorting-associated protein 37 homolog 1: MSMFKFWGSQEEQTQPRPEVVTPSQSWYPPSVVNSPTSSRPGTPSSTSSSSLSYQRLTEKAPSPSHVSPAEAAGVIAVLKDKSVDELRKLLADKDAYQQFFLSLDQVKIQNNLREELRRETLQLSRENLEKEPRMVELRNQCRIIRTTELAAAQERLNELERQKEETLKQYSPSSLLHRLQESMNKTEEESENLHQQLIDREVDLGGFVEKYKKLRTTYHRRALVHLAAKTSSIG; the protein is encoded by the exons ATGTCCATGTTCAAGTTCTG GGGATCTCAGGAGGAACAAACTCAGCCGCGGCCGGAGGTTGTTACTCCTTCACAGTCATGGTACCCTCCATCTGTAGTTAACTCTCCAACCTCTTCTCGCCCTGGAACTCCAAGCAGCACTTCTTCTAGCAGTTTGAGCTACCAAAGGCTTACAGAAAAGGCACCGTCTCCATCACATGTTTCGCCCGCCGAAGCTGCCGGTGTTATTGCTGTTTTGAAGGACAAAAG TGTTGATGAGCTACGGAAGCTTTTGGCTGACAAGGATGCATACCAGCAGTTTTTCCTTTCCCTCGATCaggtcaaaattcaaaataat CTACGAGAGGAGCTACGGAGGGAAACGCTGCAATTATCCA GGGAAAACTTGGAAAAAGAACCACGCATGGTGGAACTTAGGAACCAG TGCAGAATAATTAGAACAACCGAGTTGGCCGCTGCTCAGGAGAGGCTAAATGAGCTTGAGAGGCAGAAAGAAGAAACTTTGAAGCAATATTccccttcttctcttctccatAGGCTTCAAG AATCGATGAATAAGACAGAGGAAGAATCCGAAAACCTGCACCAGCAGCTCATTGATAGGGAGGTTGATCTTGGGGGTTTTGTGGAGAAGTACAAGAAGCTTCGTACGACTTACCACAGGCGAGCACTTGTTCATCTTGCCGCAAAAACTTCTTCGATTGGATGA
- the LOC109950403 gene encoding protein PELOTA 1-like: MKEDFRRFLIGEEQRLKLKSIENNKSRIVVVNTSKGDNNNCSSSLHEVLHDKAVMNLIKDTKAAMEIRAYKEFSDMVSSNSDQACYGAKSVEMAHELMAIETLLIMDDLFERAEIGTRHKYVGLVKSVKEAGGKAIVFSAKHVARVELATTGIATTLRFPMPDLDDGFVT; the protein is encoded by the coding sequence ATGAAGGAAGACTTTCGTCGTTTTTTGATTGGGGAGGAGCAGAGGTTGAAGTTGAAGTCTATTGAGAACAACAAATCAAGGATTGTCGTTGTTAATACGAGCAAAGGCGACAATAATAATTGTAGTAGCAGCTTGCATGAGGTTTTGCATGACAAAGCGGTCATGAATTTGATCAAGGACACCAAGGCTGCGATGGAGATCAGGGCTTACAAGGAGTTTTCGGACATGGTATCGAGCAATTCGGATCAAGCGTGTTATGGTGCGAAGAGCGTGGAGATGGCGCATGAGTTGATGGCCATCGAAACGCTGTTGATCATGGATGATTTGTTTGAGAGGGCAGAAATCGGGACAAGGCATAAGTATGTAGGGTTGGTGAAGTCGGTGAAAGAGGCGGGAGGGAAGGCGATTGTGTTTTCGGCAAAACATGTGGCCAGAGTTGAGCTGGCCACCACCGGCATTGCCACAACTTTGAGGTTTCCAATGCCTGATCTTGATGATGGTTTCGTAACATAA
- the LOC18770669 gene encoding proline-rich protein 1 produces the protein MRGMAMLIFAVLLIVMGCTQTADASNYEESKIKTIHVGGKVLCQDCTQGWNEWVHGAKPIKGGKVSVTCMDERSRVVYYGSDLTDEKGQFDLIINKNINGKELKAKLCSVRLVSSPDATCNIPTNFAGGRTGVKLNRPSLMYRDLVKYTIDPFYYTTPTCEKPDTDDHSDNGHGGHY, from the exons ATGAGAGGTATGGCGATGCTGATATTTGCAGTATTATTGATTGTAATGGGTTGCACCCAAACAGCTGATGCTTCTAATTATGAGGaatccaaaatcaaaaccatcCATGTAGGTGGGAAAGTACTATGCCAAGATTGCACCCAAGGTTGGAATGAATGGGTCCATGGTGCCAAACCCATCAAAG GTGGGAAGGTGTCTGTGACATGCATGGATGAGAGAAGCAGGGTTGTGTACTACGGAAGCGATCTGACTGACGAGAAGGGCCAATTCGACTTGATCATAAACAAGAACATCAACGGCAAAGAACTCAAAGCCAAGCTATGCTCAGTGAGGCTGGTGTCTTCCCCAGACGCCACGTGTAACATTCCGACCAATTTTGCTGGTGGACGAACTGGGGTGAAGCTCAATAGGCCCAGTTTGATGTATAGAGATTTGGTCAAATACACAATTGATCCATTCTATTATACCACTCCAACGTGCGAGAAACCAGATACTGATGATCACTCTGATAATGGCCATGGAGGCcactactaa
- the LOC18770484 gene encoding dnaJ homolog subfamily C member 28 produces the protein MATRLARRTIASSSLSSLVLRSTVYDSSPAVISVVHGGSQPRRQSSSSSSSSSKSDKAEKKKPVLDRLSSVIDAVNDSKLPPELRGQRNNIRSETDIINVVEQRIWHSMEEGQFENLPGKGKPLNLTRNPHADPAEDTLYRILSKNGCAPRWVELNKEIRSQVSEWRLALKKAWANKNDHSKWVETSEALKLQVKHINNKVFQYNLMVPFGRQMLGLKWEKELDRLELEE, from the exons ATGGCGACCCGCCTCGCGCGAAGAACAATAGCGTCTTCGTCGTTGTCGTCTCTGGTTCTGAGATCAACGGTGTACGATTCATCTCCAGCGGTTATCAGCGTCGTCCATGGTGGGTCCCAACCGAGACGGcaatcatcatcatcgtcatcgTCGTCTAGTAAATCTGACAAGgcggagaagaagaagccagTGCTAGACCGTCTATCGTCGGTTATAGACGCCGTCAACGACAGTAAACTCCCTCCTGAGCTTCGTGGTCAGCGCAACAACATCAG GTCAGAAACAGATATAATCAATGTGGTTGAGCAAAGAATATGGCATTCAATGGAAGAGGGGCAGTTTGAGAATTTACCAGGAAAAGGGAAGCCCCTCAACTTAACTAGAAACCCTCATGCAGACCCAGCTGAGGACACTCTGTACAGAATTCTATCCAAAAATGGATGTGCACCGCGGTGGGTCGAGCTCAACAAGGAGATAAGGAGCCAGGTGTCTGAGTGGAGGCTGGCTCTGAAGAAGGCTTGGGCAAATAAAAATGACCACTCAAAATGGGTTGAAACTTCTGAGGCTTTGAAATTGCAGGTCAAGCACATCAACAATAAGGTTTTCCAGTATAATCTCATGGTTCCTTTTGGTCGCCAAATGTTAGGGCTCAAGTGGGAGAAGGAGCTGGATCGCTTGGAGTTGGAGGAATAG